Proteins encoded by one window of Dromaius novaehollandiae isolate bDroNov1 unplaced genomic scaffold, bDroNov1.hap1 HAP1_SCAFFOLD_30, whole genome shotgun sequence:
- the LOC135325836 gene encoding olfactory receptor 14A16-like, giving the protein LHYGTIMGSRACVKIASAAWASGFLSAVLHTANTFGVTFCHGNALGQFFCEVPQILKLSCSDSYLRELGVLVVSACLGLGCFIFIVLSYVQIFTAVLRIPSEQGQHKALSMCLPHLAVVSLFVSTIIFAHLKPPSLSSPPLDLVVAVLYSVVPPAVNPLIYSMRNRELRDALKKLIHLLLVQQQ; this is encoded by the coding sequence ctgcactatgggaccatcatgggcagcagagcttgtgtcaaaatagcatcagctgcctgggccagtggctttctcagtgcggtgctgcacactgccaacacatttggagtaacattctgccacggcaatgccctgggtcagttcttctgtgaagttcctcagatcctcaagctctcctgctcagactcctacctcagggaacttggggtgcttgtggttagtgcctgtttaggcttggggtgtttcatcttcattgtgctgtcctatgtgcagatcttcactgctgtgctgaggatcccctctgagcagggacagcacaaagccctctccatgtgcctccctcacctggctgtggtctccctgtttgtcagcaccatcatatttgcccacctgaagcccccctccctctcctccccacctctggatctggtggtggctgttttgtactcggtggtgcctccagcagtgaaccccctcatctacagcatgaggaacagggagctcagggatgccctgaagaaactgattcacctgcttttagtgcagcagcaatga